The Candidatus Eisenbacteria bacterium DNA segment TGGTTCGGGCGAAGAAGGCGATGGCGCTTCCGATCCCGGTCGCGAGGCCGGCGATCAGAGTCACCGCGAGGGCAAGGAGGATCTCTGAGGTCCCGTGGCCGATCATCCTGCGTCAAGTCCTTCGTCGGGCTTAAGCACCTGGACACCCCTCAGCGGATCAGACGCAGCC contains these protein-coding regions:
- a CDS encoding zinc transporter ZupT yields the protein MIGHGTSEILLALAVTLIAGLATGIGSAIAFFART